In Halobacterium sp. R2-5, the following are encoded in one genomic region:
- a CDS encoding VWA domain-containing protein codes for MVELGSGKKLSAAGRAEVPFPAVVGQRPLKDALLAVAANDDLDGLLVTGEKGTAKSTTARALIDLLPDQRAVVDCPYGCPPDDPQRQCADCQTRDDPPVETRPVPFVTLPLGASRDRVVGSLSVPDALDGDAEFNPGLLAAANRGFLYVDEVNLLDDHLVDVLLDAAAAGVNRVERDGVSVTHPAEFTLIGTMNPEEGDLRPQFRDRFALRVAVEGSDDLDDRTEIVERALSGFDGDHGAETERVRERLLDARDLLGDVDLPESLVHEIAEFCRDAGVDGHRADVATARAARTFAALDGRPTVTEADVRRAAEFALPHRLQSRPFEDAPDPEDVVDDHFDDSADDAEPEDTESEADEPSEAPESGDEPSDGGDESSPAPESGRSSGERNGDGSTENAEQGGGDSEGEGDNSEEATPLVPGQQRAEPIEPGAGRAPETDSPVADRPAGTGGAAATPSTDGHGPRVRTERASATDSVDAAASVRAAAARGADSVEQRDLRQSVRAGSASALVVFAVDASASMRGPMRATKGVALDLLRDAYERRDEVAVVTFAGEDADVVLPPTDSVTLAARHLKSLPTGDRTPLPAGLCAAEDVLARANPDAAVVVVVTDGRANAGTDAPTADTREAASALADRGADVLVVDAGDGGRTSLVDDVVRAADGERVPLDALTPERIDGAVRAAGGETR; via the coding sequence ATGGTTGAATTAGGAAGCGGCAAAAAGCTGTCGGCGGCGGGGCGGGCCGAAGTACCGTTCCCGGCCGTCGTCGGCCAGCGCCCCCTCAAGGACGCGCTCCTCGCGGTCGCCGCCAACGACGACCTCGACGGCCTCCTCGTGACCGGCGAGAAGGGAACGGCGAAGTCCACGACTGCGCGCGCGCTCATCGACCTGCTCCCGGACCAGCGCGCCGTCGTCGACTGCCCCTACGGCTGTCCCCCCGACGACCCGCAGCGACAGTGCGCCGACTGCCAGACCCGAGACGACCCGCCAGTCGAGACTCGCCCCGTGCCGTTCGTCACGCTCCCGCTTGGCGCGTCCCGGGATCGCGTCGTCGGATCGCTCTCCGTCCCCGACGCGCTCGACGGCGACGCGGAGTTCAACCCAGGTTTACTCGCGGCCGCCAACAGGGGGTTCCTCTACGTCGACGAGGTGAACCTGCTCGACGACCACCTCGTCGACGTCCTCCTCGACGCCGCCGCCGCCGGCGTCAACCGCGTCGAGCGCGACGGCGTCAGCGTCACCCACCCCGCCGAGTTCACCCTGATCGGGACGATGAACCCCGAGGAGGGAGACCTCCGCCCGCAGTTCCGCGACCGGTTCGCGCTCCGGGTCGCCGTCGAGGGCAGCGACGACCTCGACGACCGGACGGAAATCGTCGAGCGCGCGCTCTCCGGCTTCGACGGCGACCACGGCGCGGAGACCGAGCGCGTCCGCGAACGCCTGCTCGACGCCCGCGACCTGCTCGGGGACGTCGACCTCCCCGAGTCGCTCGTCCACGAAATCGCCGAATTCTGCCGGGACGCCGGCGTCGACGGCCACCGCGCGGACGTTGCCACGGCGCGCGCCGCGCGCACGTTCGCCGCGCTCGACGGCCGGCCGACGGTCACGGAAGCCGACGTCCGGCGCGCGGCCGAATTCGCGCTCCCACACCGCCTCCAGTCGCGGCCGTTCGAGGACGCCCCGGACCCCGAGGACGTCGTCGACGACCACTTCGATGACAGCGCGGACGACGCGGAACCCGAGGATACGGAGAGCGAGGCCGACGAACCGAGCGAGGCGCCCGAGTCGGGGGACGAACCGAGCGACGGGGGCGACGAGTCGTCGCCGGCTCCCGAGTCGGGCCGCTCCAGCGGCGAGCGAAACGGTGACGGGAGCACCGAGAACGCGGAGCAGGGAGGTGGCGATTCGGAAGGCGAAGGCGACAACTCCGAGGAGGCGACCCCGCTCGTTCCCGGCCAGCAGCGTGCCGAGCCCATCGAACCCGGCGCCGGGCGCGCGCCGGAGACGGACTCCCCGGTGGCCGACCGACCCGCTGGCACGGGCGGCGCCGCGGCGACGCCCAGCACGGACGGTCACGGTCCGCGCGTGCGAACCGAGCGCGCGTCGGCGACGGACAGCGTGGACGCCGCGGCGTCGGTGCGGGCGGCCGCGGCGCGCGGCGCTGATAGTGTCGAGCAGCGGGACCTCCGGCAGTCCGTGCGCGCTGGGTCGGCGTCTGCGCTCGTCGTGTTCGCCGTGGACGCGAGCGCGTCGATGCGCGGGCCGATGCGCGCCACGAAGGGCGTCGCACTCGACCTACTGCGGGACGCCTACGAGCGCCGCGACGAGGTCGCGGTGGTGACGTTCGCGGGCGAGGACGCCGACGTGGTGCTGCCGCCGACGGACAGCGTGACACTGGCCGCCCGCCACCTTAAGTCGCTACCGACGGGCGACCGCACGCCGCTGCCTGCGGGCCTGTGCGCCGCCGAGGACGTGTTGGCGCGCGCGAACCCGGACGCCGCGGTCGTGGTCGTCGTCACGGACGGCCGCGCGAACGCCGGCACCGATGCACCGACCGCAGACACCCGCGAGGCCGCGAGCGCGCTCGCCGACCGCGGCGCGGACGTACTCGTCGTGGACGCGGGCGACGGCGGCCGCACCAGCCTCGTCGACGACGTGGTGCGGGCGGCCGACGGCGAGCGCGTGCCGCTGGACGCGCTGACGCCCGAGCGAATCGACGGCGCGGTCCGCGCCGCCGGGGGTGAGACTCGATGA
- a CDS encoding CbiX/SirB N-terminal domain-containing protein yields MSRTDSAAGSLNDEAVLLVGHGSRREKSNEQVRTLAADLEDRLGVPVDAGFLELAEPSLADAIDALAPAVSSISVVHLSLFAASHVKNDVPAALRRARAEHPGVDFDNGSHLGVHPAFVDLLDDRAASVEADLGVDRETDDVAVVLCARGSSDPDANADVHKLARLLYEGREFSRVEATFVGVTEPTLDDTLHDVAKHRPDAVVVVPYMLGDGVLTGRIRDGTGEFDADYPYVDAACGDPLGTDSRLLDVLADRWQEARTGSVEMSCDTCKYKVELDGYEEDVGGAKAMLRALDHREAHEDREDVADDPHAHDAPDRHVAVCTNQTCAADGAPAVLERLRQEARDTEDGSVRVTRSSCLGQCGDGPNVAVYPDGVWYQRVQPEDAERIASSHLDRERIVSDLDSQLL; encoded by the coding sequence GTGAGCCGCACGGACAGCGCGGCGGGGAGTCTGAACGACGAAGCCGTCCTGCTGGTCGGCCACGGCTCCCGGCGCGAGAAGTCCAACGAGCAGGTGCGGACGCTCGCCGCGGACCTCGAAGACCGGCTCGGGGTGCCCGTCGACGCGGGCTTCCTCGAACTCGCGGAACCGTCGCTCGCCGACGCCATCGACGCGCTCGCGCCCGCGGTCTCCAGCATCTCGGTCGTCCACTTGTCGCTGTTCGCCGCCAGCCACGTCAAGAACGACGTGCCCGCGGCGCTCCGGCGGGCGCGCGCCGAACATCCCGGCGTGGACTTCGACAACGGCTCGCACCTCGGCGTCCACCCGGCCTTTGTCGACCTGCTGGACGACCGCGCGGCGAGCGTCGAGGCCGACCTCGGCGTCGACCGCGAGACCGACGACGTGGCCGTGGTGCTGTGCGCTCGCGGCTCCAGCGACCCGGACGCGAACGCCGACGTCCACAAGCTCGCGCGCCTCCTCTACGAGGGCCGGGAGTTCTCCCGGGTGGAGGCGACGTTCGTCGGCGTCACGGAGCCCACGCTCGACGACACGCTCCACGACGTCGCGAAGCACCGGCCGGACGCCGTCGTCGTCGTGCCGTACATGCTCGGCGACGGCGTTCTCACGGGCCGCATCCGCGACGGCACCGGCGAGTTCGACGCCGACTACCCCTACGTCGACGCCGCCTGCGGCGACCCCCTGGGCACGGACTCGCGGCTGCTCGACGTGCTCGCGGACCGCTGGCAGGAAGCCCGCACGGGCAGCGTCGAGATGTCCTGCGACACCTGCAAGTACAAGGTGGAGCTCGACGGCTACGAGGAGGACGTCGGCGGCGCGAAGGCGATGCTGCGCGCGCTCGACCACCGCGAGGCCCACGAGGACCGCGAGGACGTCGCCGACGACCCCCACGCCCACGACGCGCCCGACCGCCACGTCGCGGTCTGCACGAACCAGACGTGCGCGGCCGACGGCGCGCCCGCGGTCCTCGAACGCCTCCGGCAGGAAGCCCGGGACACCGAGGACGGCAGCGTGCGCGTCACGCGCTCGTCGTGTCTCGGCCAGTGCGGCGACGGCCCGAACGTCGCCGTCTACCCGGACGGCGTCTGGTACCAGCGCGTCCAGCCCGAGGACGCCGAGCGCATCGCCTCGTCGCACCTCGACCGCGAGCGCATCGTCTCCGACCTCGACTCCCAACTGCTATGA
- a CDS encoding cobalt-precorrin-7 (C(5))-methyltransferase: MSDAYDLDSGPDPAAFAAREPECGSERAVHAVGVGPGSPEFLTPRGERAIREADVVVGFETVVEFVADRTDADLLTCGYRDEGETLAAFADRVAVGEAGTAVLMGDPNHSGYQFLGKVERAVDAPVRVVPGISSLQVAASRARTPMEDTEFVTLHKSGDLDDDLACLREAAGGRHLLVLPRPFDLMPGDVAADLLDAGVDAGLSALVLERLTHDDEKITRTTLGELAEHAGDETPFSDLSVLAVRRD; the protein is encoded by the coding sequence GTGAGCGACGCCTACGACCTCGACTCGGGCCCGGACCCGGCGGCGTTCGCAGCCCGCGAACCCGAGTGCGGCTCGGAGCGCGCCGTCCACGCGGTCGGCGTCGGTCCCGGGAGCCCCGAGTTCCTGACGCCGCGCGGCGAGCGCGCGATACGGGAGGCGGACGTCGTGGTGGGCTTCGAGACGGTCGTGGAGTTCGTCGCGGACCGAACGGACGCCGACCTGTTGACGTGCGGCTACCGCGACGAGGGCGAGACGCTCGCGGCGTTCGCAGACCGCGTCGCGGTTGGGGAGGCGGGGACCGCGGTGCTGATGGGCGACCCGAACCACTCCGGCTACCAGTTCCTCGGGAAGGTCGAGCGGGCCGTGGATGCGCCCGTCCGGGTCGTTCCGGGAATTTCGTCGCTGCAGGTGGCGGCCAGTCGCGCGCGCACCCCGATGGAAGACACCGAGTTCGTCACGCTGCACAAGAGCGGCGACCTCGACGACGACCTCGCGTGCCTCCGCGAGGCCGCGGGCGGCCGGCACCTGCTGGTGCTGCCGCGGCCGTTCGACCTGATGCCCGGCGACGTCGCCGCGGACCTGCTGGACGCGGGCGTTGACGCCGGGCTGTCGGCGCTCGTGCTGGAGCGGTTGACGCACGACGACGAGAAGATCACGCGCACGACACTCGGCGAACTGGCCGAGCACGCCGGCGACGAGACGCCGTTCTCTGACCTGTCGGTGCTGGCAGTGCGGCGGGACTAG
- the cobN gene encoding cobaltochelatase subunit CobN translates to MPEIALYTATENELGSVQAAAERVDADLVVRSESDLDGDADVAAFLDAAADADAAVFWLHGAEDSMPGYERATERLADAGVPLVVKSTGDAYAVEDTTVAAEDRDTVYEYLDRGGTANVANCVRFLVDRYTGADRRHDDPVALPTEGVYHPDHPGASYDELRATFDPDAPTVAVWFYESHWTHENTRYVDAQVRALEAQGANALPVFCNPATDSDEQQDAEWVTDTWLLEDSEASETPRNGGGGAADGKPVVDAVLSSFMFSLSMDERGRSASDEGDSAEDVFLDRLGVPVLQTVTTMRSRSRYESADTGVMGFELALSVALPEFDGNVITHPISGKERTEDEAGIGTAPKQHFPLEDRVDHAASLAVNWARLRHLDNDEKNVAVVLHNYPPSDDGIGTAFGLDTPESTVNLLDELDARGYDLGGQTPPEGQALVEQLTGQLTLDDRWVAPEDVAERSVDVVSTDEYADWWADADPDFRENVVEEWGEPPERPFAIPGVEFGNVLVTVQPPRGFGMDPEKVYHDSDLQPPHDYYAFYAWLRHDFDADAVVHLGTHGSLEWLPGKTVGLDSASAPDALLGDLPNVYPYIVNNPGEGTQAKRRSYAAVVDYLTPVMSNAGTYDELAELEELASRYREAGTGAGADAEDHLADRIREHVDELDLAVELGVAGEIDEKADVRGPEEAGNTLAEGDVSGDDVDVEELVERVHEYVTDVKTTQIRLGLHTMGEPPADDRLVEYLVSLTRLENPGAPSLRESVAGVLGVDYETMLESPGEYSEDLGMTYAEAADEVYETSVDLVGTLAAEDFDVPASNADAGPEDEVNMNLLVVDVDTIGDARAKSGAHDDLREVLRFICEDAAPRVFGAESEIPQTADALDGEYVEPGGSGAPTRGGVDLLPTGRNFYTLDPRKVPAKTAWDVGKEIADGVAERHSDEESAVRGAADQSSGEHSDPRDEGEYPEEVGVVAWGTPTVRTRGETIAQVLGLMGVRPVWTDAGRVDDVEPIPLEELGRPRIDVTTRVSGLFRDAFPQAAGVIHDAVDAVVDLDESHEQNYVKKHVEEDAAELEDEGVENPETAAKHRVFTTRPGGYGAGTNKAVDEGEWDDRSDLADVYVQWGGYAMGSRGRVSEAHDAFKRRLGNVDATVKIEDTAEQDEFDSSDWYAFHGGFITAVAEESGEEPASYVGDSSDPDNVDVYTNEEKVRKAMRARVLNPEWLDSMEEHGYKGAGDLSSTVDVTLGWDATTGVVSDRLWSEVAEKYAFDEDRQDWLRDVNPWALDSITDTLLEAIERGLWNADDETAERLRDLNLQVEGDLEARARDSPAASAEVSSDDD, encoded by the coding sequence ATGCCTGAGATTGCACTCTACACAGCGACCGAGAACGAACTCGGCTCCGTGCAGGCGGCCGCCGAGCGCGTCGACGCGGACCTCGTCGTCCGCTCGGAGAGCGACCTCGACGGCGACGCCGACGTCGCGGCGTTCCTCGACGCCGCCGCGGACGCCGACGCCGCCGTGTTCTGGCTGCACGGCGCCGAGGACAGCATGCCCGGCTACGAGCGCGCGACCGAGCGCCTCGCCGACGCCGGCGTCCCGCTCGTCGTCAAATCCACGGGCGACGCCTACGCCGTCGAGGACACGACCGTCGCCGCGGAGGACCGCGACACGGTCTACGAGTACCTCGACCGCGGCGGCACGGCGAACGTCGCCAACTGCGTGCGCTTCCTCGTCGACCGCTACACCGGCGCCGATCGGCGGCACGACGACCCCGTCGCGCTCCCGACGGAGGGCGTCTACCACCCCGACCACCCGGGCGCGAGCTACGACGAGCTCCGCGCCACCTTCGACCCGGACGCCCCGACGGTCGCGGTGTGGTTCTACGAGTCCCACTGGACTCACGAGAACACCCGCTACGTGGACGCACAGGTGCGCGCGCTCGAAGCGCAGGGCGCGAACGCGCTCCCAGTCTTCTGCAACCCGGCGACGGACAGCGACGAACAGCAGGACGCCGAGTGGGTGACGGACACGTGGCTTCTGGAGGACAGCGAGGCGTCGGAGACGCCTCGGAATGGAGGCGGTGGAGCCGCCGACGGCAAGCCGGTCGTCGACGCCGTGCTGTCGTCGTTCATGTTCTCGCTGTCGATGGACGAGCGCGGGCGCTCCGCGAGCGACGAAGGAGATTCAGCGGAGGACGTGTTCCTCGACCGCCTCGGCGTCCCAGTGCTCCAGACGGTGACGACGATGCGCTCGCGGTCCCGGTACGAGTCGGCCGACACGGGCGTGATGGGCTTCGAACTCGCGCTGTCGGTCGCGCTCCCGGAGTTCGACGGCAACGTCATCACGCACCCGATTTCGGGTAAGGAGCGCACCGAGGACGAGGCGGGCATCGGCACCGCGCCCAAGCAGCACTTCCCCCTCGAGGACCGCGTCGACCACGCCGCGAGCCTCGCGGTGAATTGGGCGCGCCTGCGCCACCTCGACAACGACGAGAAGAACGTCGCGGTGGTCCTCCACAACTACCCACCGAGCGACGACGGCATCGGCACCGCGTTCGGCCTCGACACCCCCGAGAGCACCGTGAACCTGCTCGACGAACTGGACGCTCGCGGGTACGATTTAGGCGGCCAGACGCCGCCCGAGGGGCAGGCGCTCGTCGAACAACTGACGGGTCAGCTCACCCTCGACGACCGCTGGGTCGCGCCCGAGGACGTTGCGGAACGGAGCGTCGACGTCGTCTCGACCGACGAGTACGCGGACTGGTGGGCGGACGCCGACCCGGACTTCCGCGAGAACGTCGTCGAGGAGTGGGGGGAGCCGCCCGAGCGCCCGTTCGCGATTCCGGGCGTCGAGTTCGGGAACGTGCTCGTCACCGTCCAGCCGCCGCGCGGGTTCGGGATGGACCCGGAGAAGGTCTACCACGACAGCGACCTCCAGCCGCCGCACGACTACTACGCGTTCTACGCGTGGCTCCGGCACGACTTCGACGCGGACGCGGTCGTCCACCTCGGCACGCATGGCAGCCTGGAGTGGCTGCCCGGGAAGACCGTCGGCCTCGATTCGGCGAGCGCGCCGGACGCGCTGCTCGGCGACTTGCCGAACGTCTACCCGTACATCGTGAACAACCCCGGCGAGGGCACGCAGGCCAAGCGCCGGTCGTACGCCGCGGTCGTGGACTACCTCACGCCCGTGATGAGCAACGCCGGCACGTACGACGAGCTCGCGGAACTCGAAGAGCTCGCGTCCCGCTACCGGGAAGCCGGCACCGGCGCGGGCGCCGACGCCGAAGACCACCTCGCCGACCGCATCCGCGAGCACGTCGACGAGCTCGACCTCGCCGTGGAACTCGGTGTCGCGGGCGAAATCGACGAGAAGGCGGACGTTCGCGGCCCCGAGGAAGCCGGCAACACGCTCGCGGAGGGCGACGTGTCAGGCGACGACGTGGACGTCGAGGAACTGGTCGAGCGCGTCCACGAGTACGTGACGGACGTGAAGACCACCCAGATTCGGCTGGGGCTCCACACGATGGGCGAACCGCCCGCGGACGACCGCCTCGTGGAGTACCTCGTCTCGCTCACCCGTCTGGAGAATCCGGGCGCGCCGTCGCTCCGGGAGTCGGTCGCCGGCGTCCTCGGCGTCGACTACGAGACGATGCTGGAGTCGCCGGGCGAGTACAGCGAGGACCTCGGGATGACGTACGCGGAGGCCGCCGACGAGGTGTACGAGACGAGCGTCGACCTCGTGGGGACGCTCGCCGCGGAAGACTTCGACGTGCCCGCGTCGAACGCCGACGCCGGGCCGGAAGACGAGGTGAACATGAATCTCCTCGTCGTGGACGTCGACACTATCGGGGACGCTCGCGCGAAGTCGGGCGCCCACGACGACCTCCGCGAGGTCCTGCGGTTCATCTGCGAGGATGCCGCGCCGCGGGTGTTCGGCGCGGAGAGCGAGATTCCCCAGACGGCGGATGCGCTGGACGGCGAGTACGTCGAACCCGGCGGCAGCGGCGCGCCCACTCGCGGCGGCGTCGACCTGCTGCCGACGGGCCGGAACTTCTACACGCTCGACCCCCGGAAAGTACCCGCGAAGACGGCGTGGGACGTCGGGAAGGAGATCGCGGACGGCGTGGCGGAGCGCCACTCCGACGAGGAGAGCGCGGTGCGAGGCGCCGCGGACCAGTCGAGCGGGGAACACAGTGACCCGCGAGACGAGGGCGAGTACCCCGAGGAAGTCGGCGTCGTCGCGTGGGGGACGCCCACAGTGCGCACTCGCGGGGAGACGATCGCGCAGGTGCTCGGTCTGATGGGCGTCCGGCCGGTGTGGACCGACGCCGGCCGCGTCGACGACGTGGAGCCGATTCCCCTAGAGGAACTCGGACGGCCGCGAATCGACGTGACGACGCGCGTCTCCGGGCTGTTCCGGGACGCGTTCCCGCAGGCCGCGGGCGTGATTCACGACGCCGTCGACGCCGTGGTCGACCTCGACGAGTCCCACGAACAGAACTACGTGAAGAAACACGTCGAGGAGGACGCCGCCGAACTGGAAGACGAGGGCGTCGAGAACCCCGAGACGGCGGCGAAACACCGCGTGTTCACGACGCGGCCGGGCGGCTACGGCGCGGGCACGAACAAGGCCGTCGACGAGGGCGAGTGGGACGACCGCTCGGACCTCGCGGACGTGTACGTCCAGTGGGGCGGCTACGCGATGGGGTCGCGGGGTCGCGTCTCGGAGGCGCACGACGCCTTCAAGCGGCGGCTCGGCAACGTCGACGCGACGGTGAAAATCGAGGACACCGCCGAGCAGGACGAGTTCGACTCCTCGGACTGGTACGCGTTTCACGGCGGGTTCATCACGGCCGTCGCCGAGGAGAGCGGCGAGGAGCCGGCGTCGTACGTCGGGGACTCCAGCGACCCGGACAACGTCGACGTGTACACGAACGAGGAGAAGGTGCGGAAAGCGATGCGCGCCCGCGTGCTCAACCCCGAGTGGCTGGACTCGATGGAGGAACACGGCTACAAGGGCGCTGGCGACCTCTCCTCGACGGTCGACGTCACCCTCGGCTGGGACGCCACCACGGGCGTCGTCTCCGACCGCCTCTGGAGCGAGGTCGCTGAGAAGTACGCGTTCGACGAGGACAGACAGGACTGGCTGCGGGACGTGAACCCGTGGGCGCTAGACTCGATTACGGACACACTGCTGGAGGCGATCGAACGCGGCCTCTGGAACGCCGACGACGAGACGGCCGAGCGCCTGCGCGACCTGAACCTGCAGGTCGAAGGCGACCTGGAGGCGAGAGCGAGAGATTCTCCGGCGGCGAGCGCGGAGGTGTCCTCGGATGACGACTGA
- a CDS encoding nicotinate-nucleotide--dimethylbenzimidazole phosphoribosyltransferase gives MPGTPDTLFALAAGATETAAIDGISAAGADPALMAHTPSADAEILAYGRPVRAPVVPVSPTGCPTPAVVTRAVRERVEFGAVVLDAGLAEPTGAPTVDVGAGPGGNVRDPEPVPDAGGVFADARRFGADLPAARLVLAETIPGGTTTAMGVLAALGERRAVSSSLPENPLELKREVVREGLDASGLDRGDLAGQPTEAIRRMGDPVLATVAGVAVGALEAGTDVLLAGGTQLATAGALVRHAGVTSDLELATTSFVAGDDSADVRALAADNDLALTVTDPGFERRDDHPAMAAYLAGEAKEGVGMGGALALADEGGVGTDSVREAVAEVYDRVTEREVAP, from the coding sequence ATGCCCGGCACGCCCGACACGCTGTTCGCGCTCGCCGCCGGCGCCACCGAGACGGCGGCCATCGACGGCATCAGCGCCGCCGGCGCCGACCCCGCGCTGATGGCGCACACACCCAGCGCGGACGCCGAAATCCTCGCGTACGGCCGACCCGTCCGTGCACCCGTCGTCCCCGTCAGTCCGACGGGATGCCCGACACCCGCGGTCGTCACGCGCGCTGTCCGGGAGCGCGTCGAGTTCGGGGCAGTCGTCCTCGACGCCGGCCTCGCGGAACCCACCGGCGCCCCGACCGTCGACGTGGGCGCAGGCCCCGGCGGCAACGTGCGCGACCCCGAACCAGTCCCGGACGCCGGAGGCGTCTTCGCGGACGCGCGCCGCTTCGGCGCCGACCTCCCCGCCGCGCGGCTCGTGCTCGCGGAGACGATTCCCGGCGGCACCACCACCGCAATGGGCGTCCTCGCCGCGCTCGGTGAGCGCCGCGCGGTCTCCTCGTCGCTCCCCGAGAACCCCCTCGAACTCAAGCGCGAGGTCGTCCGCGAGGGCCTCGACGCCAGCGGCCTCGACCGCGGCGACCTCGCCGGCCAGCCCACCGAGGCCATCCGGCGGATGGGTGACCCCGTGCTCGCCACGGTTGCCGGGGTCGCGGTCGGCGCGCTCGAAGCCGGCACCGACGTCCTGCTCGCGGGCGGCACGCAGCTCGCGACCGCGGGGGCGCTCGTCCGTCACGCCGGCGTCACCAGCGACCTCGAACTCGCGACCACGTCGTTCGTCGCGGGCGACGACTCCGCGGACGTGCGCGCGCTCGCCGCCGACAACGACCTCGCGCTCACCGTCACCGACCCCGGCTTCGAGCGCCGCGACGACCACCCCGCGATGGCCGCGTACCTCGCCGGCGAAGCCAAGGAAGGCGTCGGGATGGGCGGCGCGCTCGCGCTCGCCGACGAGGGCGGCGTCGGCACGGACTCGGTCCGCGAAGCCGTCGCCGAAGTGTACGACCGCGTCACCGAGCGGGAGGTCGCGCCGTGA
- a CDS encoding precorrin-8X methylmutase has protein sequence MTTDGDFEAYADLGATTENAMEIAETSMDRVRELVPDETLADRVRQKSVHATGDPEFQHLVRFTGSDDSEPVRAGARAVLDEAPVVTDITMVKEGVTGRGHDCEVRKAIGNGAELAAETGMTRTAASVLELDREGVYDGAIAVVGNAPTAALALADCIEDGTCPAVVVATPVGFVKAAESRKRLREVASEHGVPAITNVGRRGGSGLAAGLTNELIHVASDARDGDVELEQ, from the coding sequence ATGACGACTGACGGCGACTTCGAGGCGTACGCGGACCTCGGCGCGACCACCGAGAACGCCATGGAGATCGCGGAGACGAGCATGGATCGCGTGCGCGAACTGGTGCCCGACGAGACGCTCGCGGACCGCGTGCGCCAGAAGTCCGTGCACGCGACCGGCGACCCCGAGTTCCAGCACCTCGTTCGGTTCACCGGCAGCGACGACAGCGAGCCGGTCAGAGCGGGGGCCCGCGCGGTGCTCGACGAAGCCCCCGTCGTGACAGACATCACGATGGTCAAGGAGGGCGTCACGGGCCGCGGCCACGACTGCGAGGTGCGGAAGGCCATCGGGAACGGCGCCGAACTCGCCGCGGAGACCGGGATGACCCGCACCGCGGCGTCCGTCCTCGAACTCGACAGAGAGGGCGTCTACGACGGCGCGATAGCCGTCGTCGGGAACGCGCCGACGGCTGCGCTCGCGCTCGCGGACTGCATCGAGGACGGCACCTGTCCCGCCGTCGTCGTCGCGACGCCGGTCGGCTTCGTGAAAGCCGCAGAGAGCCGGAAGCGGCTCCGCGAGGTCGCCAGCGAACACGGCGTCCCCGCCATCACGAACGTCGGGCGGCGCGGCGGCAGCGGGCTCGCCGCCGGGCTGACGAACGAACTGATTCACGTCGCCAGCGACGCCCGCGACGGTGATGTCGAACTCGAACAGTGA
- a CDS encoding sirohydrochlorin chelatase, whose translation MTRDALVLLGRDTPHARETLATHARRLRDRGVADAVHACHYEHEPRQDLRDPLAAVDADRAFVVPMTAAHARETTVDVPAVLDRVDAAVHYCEPVCRSGAVTDALRDRAAEAAAGQPAALGLVALGASSLPYHRQVAEYHAARLRERGDYEDVATSYLVQNPAAECLRYNLDADDAVAVPLFVAASDATDRDIPERLELDRGGLAYADPLGDHPRLTDAVEAQIAEKRVLAERDGTETFEDSLTRNVTAFAADGDGR comes from the coding sequence ATGACACGCGACGCTCTCGTCCTGCTTGGCCGGGACACGCCACACGCCCGCGAAACGCTCGCCACGCACGCCCGGCGGCTCCGCGACCGTGGCGTCGCCGACGCGGTCCACGCCTGCCACTACGAGCACGAGCCCCGGCAGGACCTCCGCGACCCGCTGGCCGCCGTGGACGCCGACCGCGCGTTCGTCGTACCGATGACCGCCGCGCACGCCCGCGAGACCACCGTCGACGTGCCCGCGGTGCTCGACCGCGTCGACGCCGCAGTCCACTACTGCGAGCCCGTCTGCCGGAGCGGCGCCGTCACCGACGCGCTCCGCGACCGTGCCGCCGAAGCCGCGGCCGGCCAGCCCGCCGCGCTCGGCCTCGTCGCGCTCGGCGCGAGCTCGCTCCCGTACCACCGGCAGGTCGCCGAGTACCACGCCGCGCGCCTCCGCGAGCGCGGCGACTACGAGGACGTCGCCACCAGCTACCTCGTCCAGAACCCAGCCGCGGAGTGCCTGCGGTACAACCTCGACGCCGACGACGCCGTCGCCGTCCCGCTGTTCGTCGCCGCGAGCGACGCCACCGACCGCGACATCCCCGAACGGCTCGAACTCGACCGCGGCGGCCTCGCGTACGCCGATCCGCTCGGCGACCACCCGCGGCTCACGGACGCCGTCGAAGCCCAAATCGCGGAGAAGCGCGTGCTCGCCGAGCGCGACGGCACCGAGACGTTCGAGGACTCGCTCACCCGGAACGTCACGGCGTTCGCGGCCGACGGCGACGGCCGCTAG
- a CDS encoding DUF3209 family protein, whose translation MSCHELEALRLGLMNVLGTDDRSAREHAEKELAGELDGPIEGLANADSLSELRRHLDAALVDLEEEVAAASDDDPEYDYLRGRLVAVRDAERSLARVADHGGSLLADLGETHHSLHDAFPAED comes from the coding sequence ATGAGCTGCCACGAACTCGAAGCCCTGCGTCTCGGCCTGATGAACGTCCTCGGCACCGACGACCGGAGCGCCCGCGAGCACGCCGAGAAGGAACTGGCGGGCGAACTGGACGGCCCCATCGAGGGGCTCGCGAACGCCGACTCCCTCTCCGAACTCCGGCGGCACCTCGACGCCGCGCTCGTCGACCTCGAGGAGGAGGTCGCCGCCGCCAGCGACGACGACCCCGAGTACGACTACCTGCGCGGCCGCCTGGTCGCGGTGCGGGACGCCGAGCGCTCGCTCGCCCGGGTCGCGGACCACGGAGGCTCGCTGCTCGCGGACCTCGGCGAGACCCACCACTCGCTGCACGACGCGTTCCCCGCAGAAGACTAA